One window from the genome of Calliopsis andreniformis isolate RMS-2024a chromosome 12, iyCalAndr_principal, whole genome shotgun sequence encodes:
- the Bcl7-like gene encoding chromatin remodeling complex subunit BCL7B-like protein has protein sequence MMSRSVRAETRSRAKDDIKRVMQVVDKVRHWEKKWVTIGETTMKIYKWVPISTLDQKKKGKTVADKENGLPRKSGLDSSNSNFGLTEDSNTCFSTVSDSQGLTDFSAHLGFSEDSNSQNSEPTPKRLKTD, from the exons ATGATGTCGCGGTCAGTGCGTGCAGAGACTCGTAGTCGTGCCAAGGATGATATTAAGCGTGTAATGCAAGTTGTTGACAAAGTTCGCCATTG GGAAAAGAAATGGGTTACAATAGGGGAAACCACTATGAAGATTTACAAGTGGGTGCCTATATCGACTTTAGATCAG aagaaaaaaggaaagaCTGTAGCTGATAAGGAAAATGGTTTACCACGAAAGAGTGGACTAGATTCTTCAAATTCTAACTTTGGGCTCACAGAAGATTCTAATACAT GTTTCTCAACAGTTAGTGATTCTCAAGGATTGACAGATTTTTCTGCACATCTGGGGTTTTCAGAAGATTCAAACTCTCAAAATAGTGAACCGACACCTAAAAGGTTAAAGACTGACTAA
- the LOC143185577 gene encoding arrestin domain-containing protein 17 isoform X1, translating to MGLKDFRIAFDNPSNTYYPGQTITGNIIVVLDSTKKIRGISVKVKGFADTRWTTDKQEMDERGQYREGTETVTGHEEYFETKYYLVGSASGGEIEIQSGEHKFPFQCVLPTNIPSSFESDFGYVRYIVKATLDRPWKFDQEVKSPFTVILPLDLNQEPRASENVQEEMSKTFCCLCCGTSPLTVNYSLPVRGYVPGQSMPIKVNVENTSGVTVDTVKLILCKIVTFRATTPSSDTKTEEIIVAEVGKGPVGGNETTEYEQKLDVPPLPPSNLTGCSIIDLEYNLKVVACVSGWYYRNLSKNTLVFVGTIPLVSYQTPTAPPAEESLTKAPGIGWTTPDGVSISSLYPNLPPPSYEESTSAARSLWERGESEHVIGAMNRFAPKYPVYNFAPIQ from the exons ATGGGACTTAAGGACTTCCGAATAGCCTTCGACAATCCTTCGAATACCTACTACCCAGGACAGACGATCACTGGAAATATTATCGTCGTTTTGGACAGCACGAAGAAAATTCGCG gaataagcgtgaaagtaaaaggTTTCGCGGACACACGTTGGACGACCGACAAACAAGAGATGGATGAAAGGGGACAGTATAGGGAGGGAACAGAAACGGTCACTGGTCACGAAGAATACTTCGAAACAAAATACTATTTAGTTGGATCCGCTTCTG GGGGTGAAATCGAAATACAGAGTGGAGAACACAAGTTCCCATTTCAGTGTGTCTTACCCACGAATATACCCAGCAGTTTTGAGTCCGATTTCGGATATGTACGATACATTGTTAAGGCCACCTTGGATCGTCCTTGGAAGTTCGATCAAGAAGTAAAGAGTCCCTTCACGGTGATACTGCCGCTTGACCTTAATCAAGAACCTAGGGCGTCG gaaaaCGTTCAAGAAGAAATGAGTAAAACATTCTGTTGCCTATGTTGCGGGACATCACCGTTAACTGTTAATTATTCTTTACCTGTCAGAGGCTATGTGCCTGGTCAGTCAATGCCAATAAAAGTCAACGTTGAAAACACATCAGGAGTAACGGTGGACACAGTGAAGCTTATTCTTTGTAAG ATCGTAACTTTCCGCGCGACTACACCGTCCAGTGACACAAAAACGGAAGAGATCATCGTAGCGGAAGTTGGCAAGGGGCCTGTTGGAGGAAATGAAACCACCGAATATGAACAAAAACTTGATGTTCCTCCACTGCCACCATCGAATCTCACGGGTTGTAGTATCATCGATTTAGAATATAATCTGAAGGTCGTGGCATGTGTTTCAGGATG GTATTATCGAAATTTATCAAAGAACACACTTGTTTTTGTGGGAACAATACCATTAGTAAGTTATCAAACACCAACTGCTCCCCCTGCAGAGGAATCTCTAACAAAAGCACCGGGAATAGGATGGACAACTCCTGATGGTGTTTCAATATCAAGTTTATACCCTAATTTAC CCCCACCTTCCTACGAGGAATCGACCTCTGCTGCCAGAAGTCTTTGGGAACGTGGCGAATCGGAACACGTTATTGGTGCAATGAATCGTTTTGCACCCAAATATCCGGTCTACAATTTTGCACCTATTCAATGA
- the LOC143185577 gene encoding arrestin domain-containing protein 17 isoform X2, with translation MDERGQYREGTETVTGHEEYFETKYYLVGSASGGEIEIQSGEHKFPFQCVLPTNIPSSFESDFGYVRYIVKATLDRPWKFDQEVKSPFTVILPLDLNQEPRASENVQEEMSKTFCCLCCGTSPLTVNYSLPVRGYVPGQSMPIKVNVENTSGVTVDTVKLILCKIVTFRATTPSSDTKTEEIIVAEVGKGPVGGNETTEYEQKLDVPPLPPSNLTGCSIIDLEYNLKVVACVSGWYYRNLSKNTLVFVGTIPLVSYQTPTAPPAEESLTKAPGIGWTTPDGVSISSLYPNLPPPSYEESTSAARSLWERGESEHVIGAMNRFAPKYPVYNFAPIQ, from the exons ATGGATGAAAGGGGACAGTATAGGGAGGGAACAGAAACGGTCACTGGTCACGAAGAATACTTCGAAACAAAATACTATTTAGTTGGATCCGCTTCTG GGGGTGAAATCGAAATACAGAGTGGAGAACACAAGTTCCCATTTCAGTGTGTCTTACCCACGAATATACCCAGCAGTTTTGAGTCCGATTTCGGATATGTACGATACATTGTTAAGGCCACCTTGGATCGTCCTTGGAAGTTCGATCAAGAAGTAAAGAGTCCCTTCACGGTGATACTGCCGCTTGACCTTAATCAAGAACCTAGGGCGTCG gaaaaCGTTCAAGAAGAAATGAGTAAAACATTCTGTTGCCTATGTTGCGGGACATCACCGTTAACTGTTAATTATTCTTTACCTGTCAGAGGCTATGTGCCTGGTCAGTCAATGCCAATAAAAGTCAACGTTGAAAACACATCAGGAGTAACGGTGGACACAGTGAAGCTTATTCTTTGTAAG ATCGTAACTTTCCGCGCGACTACACCGTCCAGTGACACAAAAACGGAAGAGATCATCGTAGCGGAAGTTGGCAAGGGGCCTGTTGGAGGAAATGAAACCACCGAATATGAACAAAAACTTGATGTTCCTCCACTGCCACCATCGAATCTCACGGGTTGTAGTATCATCGATTTAGAATATAATCTGAAGGTCGTGGCATGTGTTTCAGGATG GTATTATCGAAATTTATCAAAGAACACACTTGTTTTTGTGGGAACAATACCATTAGTAAGTTATCAAACACCAACTGCTCCCCCTGCAGAGGAATCTCTAACAAAAGCACCGGGAATAGGATGGACAACTCCTGATGGTGTTTCAATATCAAGTTTATACCCTAATTTAC CCCCACCTTCCTACGAGGAATCGACCTCTGCTGCCAGAAGTCTTTGGGAACGTGGCGAATCGGAACACGTTATTGGTGCAATGAATCGTTTTGCACCCAAATATCCGGTCTACAATTTTGCACCTATTCAATGA
- the Fabpl gene encoding FABP-like protein → MVQIVGKYQYVSSENFEEFVKTMGMTEMAMPLMGSKPTVEISKNGDQWTIVVVAEDRTSTTTFKLNEPYDEKLPSYDRKFKSLTVQEGENFKTETTIKDNITIVRRYEFTDTGMKVHLSTNMNDAKAVRTYKRI, encoded by the exons ATGGTGCAGATCGTAGGAAAATACCAATATGTATCCAGCGAAAACTTCGAAGAGTTTGTGAAAACCATGGGCATGACGGAAATGGCCATGCCGCTCATGGGCTCGAAACCCACCGTGGAAATCTCGAAGAACGGTGACCAATGGACCATCGTCGTCGTCGCCGAAGACAGAACGTCCACGACTACCTTCAAACTGAACGAGCCGTACGATGAGAAATTGCCTTCATACGATCGCAAATTCAAG AGCTTGACGGTACAGGAAGGCGAGAACTTCAAAACGGAAACGACAATTAAAGACAACATCACGATTGTCCGCCGCTACGAATTCACAGACACCGGCATGAAAGTG cacttatccacaaacatgaacgaCGCTAAGGCAGTACGTACATACAAGAGAATTTAA